The genomic region TGTTTACCGCTACTTCATTAAAAATGGCAGGTTTTTTGATACTAAGATTTAACATTTGTTTATCGTTTTAAACTTTAACAAGCAGTAAAATCTTAGTAAATTCGTTATTCCTTATAAATTCAACATTGTATGAAAAAAGTCGTTATCGCCCTTTCGGTACTTGCAATTACACTAACATCCTGCGGATCGAAGAAAAAAATTGCAGCTCTAGAAGAAGAGAACAAAAAAATTCAGGACCTGTTAAACACCTGTACAGTTAAACTGAATACGTGTTTAACTGAAAAAGACCATATGGCAAGCCAGATGGAATTTTTGAAGAAGAACAACTCCGATTTAATCAATAATATGGGGAATTTAACTACCCTTTCTTCAAAAGGTGCTGAAAATCTTGAAAAATCATTGGAAAGTCTTAAGGAAAAAGACCTTAAAATTACCCGTTTACAAGATGCTCTAACGAAAAAAGACAGTGTAACGCTTGCTTTGGTTACCAGTTTAAAAAGTTCGGTTGGTATCAACGATCCGGATATTCAGGTAAATGTAGAAAAAGGTGTGGTATTTATTTCCATTGCTGATAAACTACTTTTCAAAAGCGGAAGTTATGTTGTGAGCGACCGTGCTAAAGAAGTGTTGGCTAAAGTAGCTAAAGTGGTAAACAGTAAACCGGATTTCGAATGTATGGTAGAAGGTCACACGGATAATGTGCCAATTAAAAACGCTGTATTGGTTGATAACTGGGATCTTTCTGCAAAAAGAGCGACTTCAATCGTTCGTGTTTTACAGGATGATTTGGGTGTAAATCCAAAACAATTAATCGCAGCAGGAAGAAGTTTCTATGTTCCGTTGGCCGACAATGATACGCCGGAGAACAGAGCTAAAAACAGAAGAACCCGTATCGTGGTTTTACCTAAAATTGATCAGTTCTACGATATGATCGAAAAAGAAATGAAAAATATGACCGGTAAAAACTAAACCGTTATATACTAAAAATGAAAAAGCAGGTCCAAAAGACCTGCTTTTTATGTATTCCTAATTTTTTTTAATAACCAATTAAATATTTAATTAAGAATGACACCTCTTTTATATTGTTATATTTTTAGCCGATTTGTTACGCTAAGTTATTGATATATTATCGTATAACCAAAGTTTTTCCGATAATTCAATAAAGTACTACAAAATATCCGGATCGCCTTTTCCTTCCCGAACAACTACCGGTTCGAATCCGGAAAGGTCGATAACCGTCGAAGCATGGTTGTCACCATAACCGCCATCAATAACCATATCGACCAGGTTTTGCCATTTTTCAAAAATCAATTCCGGATCGGTTGTATATTCAATTACCTCATCATCGTCATGTATGGAAGTGGAAACAATCGGATTTCCAAGCTGTCTTACAATTTCCAGTGCAATAGCATTATCCGGTACACGAATCCCGACCGTATTTTTCTTTTTAAATTCTTTTGGAAGATTGTTGTTTCCCGGAAGAATAAATGTATACGGTCCCGGCAAAGCTCTTTTCAGAATCTTAAAAGTAGCCGTATCGATTTGTCGTACATAATCCGATAAATTACTCAAATCACAGCATACAAACGAAAAATTTGCTTTTTCGAGCTTTACGCCTTTGATTTTTGCGATTTTTTCCAATGCTCTCGAATTGGTGATATCGCAACCCAAACCATAAACGGTATCCGTCGGATAAATAACCAGTCCGCCCTCTTTTAGGCATTTAACCACTTTTGCAATGGCTGCCGGATTCGGGTTTTCAGGATAAATTTTAATGAATTCTGCCATGATTTTATATTTTAAGGGTTATATAACTTCTTATCCGATTACCTGTAGTTTCGCAAAACGCAACAGTAATTTTTTAATCCCGCCCACTTCAAACTTGATTTCGGCTTTTTTATCAGCTCCGGCTCCTTCCAGATTCAGGATTTGTCCTTTTCCAAAGCGTTCGTGCATCACAATATTCCCAACACTCAATCCATTGTCGTACGGACTTGGCCCAGCTGCAGCCGGTATACCACCCGAAACCGGTTTTAATTTACGGATATTGCGATCCATTTTAGGCTCTTCGTTGTCGGTTATATATTTTGGCGGTGTGCCGGCAACCGGTTTACTCAGTCGCAATTTCGATTTGTCCACATCACCAAAAATATCGGCATTAATAGTCGGCTTATAACGGTAATTCGTTTCCACCGGTGTTAAGTATTCCAGATATTGTCCGTCGATTTCCTCAATAAAACGAGACGGCTCACTGTCGACAAGCTTACCCCAACGGTACCGCGATTGCGCATACGTCAGATACGCCTGATGCTCGGCTCGTGTTAGGGCCACATAGAACAAACGACGCTCTTCTTCCAGTTCGCTTCGCGTATTCATACTCATCGCACTTGGAAACAGATCTTCTTCCATTCCGACAATAAATACGGTTGGAAACTCCAGTCCTTTTGCCAGGTGAATGGTCATTAAAGCCACACGATCGTCATCGCCGGTATCGTTATCCAGATCCGTCGCCAAAGCCACATCTTCCATAAACTCCGATAAAGCACCACGCGCTCCGTCTACTTCCTTCTGCCCTTCGATAAAGTCTTTGATACCGCCCATCAACACCTCGATATTCTCGATACGAGCGATACCTTCTGGTGTGGCGTCTTTTTTCAACTCCTGAATCAATCCGGTTTTTTTGGATACGTGATCCGTTAAATACAATGCATCCTGTGTTTCATTGATCACCTGAAAACTTTTAATCATCGTCACAAAATCCTGTAATTTGTTTTTTGTGGTGGAATTTAATTTCAGATCAATCTTATCGATATGTTCCATGATTTCAAAAATGGAACGTCTGTAATGATTGGCTGCAATCGTTAGCTTTTCTACGGTCGTACCACCAATTCCCCTTGCCGGATAGTTGATCACACGTATCAACGCCTCTTCATCTTTCGGATTAATTACCAATCGAAGGTAGGACAATACATCTTTGATTTCTTTCCGTTGGTAAAACGATAGTCCGCCATAAATACGATACGGAATGTCTTTTTTACGCAACGCATCCTCCATTGCACGCGATTGCGCATTGGTACGGTATAGAATTGCAAACTGATTGTTGCTCATCTGGTGTTGCATTTTCTGTTCGAAAATGGTACTGGCCACAAAACGACCTTCTTCACCATCGGTAAGGCTACGATGTACTTTGATTTTAGGTCCGAATTCGTTGGCCGTCCAAACGACTTTATCCAGTTTGGTTTTGTTTTTATCGATAATCGTATTCGCCGCTTCTACAATGTTTCGCGTTGAACGGTAATTTTGTTCCAGACGATAGGTATTTACGCCTTCGTAATCTTTCTGGAAATTCAGGATATTGTTGATATTCGCCCCACGGAAGGCATAAATACTCTGCGCATCATCTCCTACTACACAGATATTCTGAAAACGGTCGGATAGCGCACGAACAATCAGATATTGGGAATGGTTCGTATCCTGATACTCATCCACCAGAATATACCGAAAACGATCCTGATATTTCATTAAAACATCCGGGAAACGGGTTAGCAATTCATTGGTTTTCAGTAATAAATCATCAAAATCCATCGCGCCCGATTTAAAACAGCGCTCTACATAATTCTGATAAATTTCGCCCAGACGCGGCTTTTTACTCATCGCATCGGCTTCCTGTAATTCCGGGTTATTGAAATAGGCTTTTACCGTAATCAAACTATTTTTATACGACGAAATACGTCCCAAAACCTGTTTGGGCTTGTATACATCCTTATCCAATTGCATTTCTTTGATAATCTGCCCGATTAATCGTACGCTATCCTGAGAATCATAAATCGTAAAATTCGACGGATAGCCCAGTTTATCGGCTTCATTTCGCAATATTTTGGCAAAAACCGAGTGAAAGGTTCCCATCCACAGGTTTTTGGCTTCGCTATTCCCCACAATACTTGCAATACGGGTTTTCATCTCCCTGGCGGCCTTATTGGTAAAGGTTAACGACAAGATATTAAACGCATCCACACCCTGATGCATCAGATAAGCAATACGAATGGTCAGTACCCTTGTTTTTCCGGAACCGGCTCCGGCAATCACTATCATTGGCCCGTCTTTTTGTAATACAGGCGCCCGCTGGGCTTCATTTAACTGGTCAATATAATTTTGCATGGTCATGATATCAAACCTCAAAAATACTACTCATTATGCTTTATTACAATTAAAATCAGCAGAGTTTTTTATTTTGTTTGTTTATTTCTTTATTCGTTTATTTGTAACACTTTGAACCGATTTTCAATTCATTAATCAATTATCCCGATTCAATCATGGATACTACCAAAATAGTAGAATTATTAGCGTATACCGTTCCGGCAATTATTACCGGTGGTGTAGCCTATTACTTTTTTAATCTGCATACTAAAAACGAAGAAGGACGCCGTCGTTTCCTATTGCATAAAGAAGCACAAAAAAGCGCACTTCCGATACGTTTACAGGCTTTTGAACGCATGACATTGTTTCTGGAGCGTATTAGTCCGGCGAAATTACTGGTCCGTATCGCTCCGCATTCCCAGGATAAAAACGATTATGAAAATTTACTGATCCAACATATCGAACAGGAATTCGAACACAACCTGACCCAACAGATTTATATTTCGGAAGAAAGCTGGAACATTATCCTTACGGCTAAAAACACGACGATTCAGATGATTCGGAAAGCGTCGATGGGTGCTGAAAATGCCAATAAACTCCGTGAAATCATTTTGAGTGATATGATGGAAAAACAATCGCCTAGTTCGGTAGCGCTTTCCTATCTGAAAAACGAAGTAAGCGATTTATTCTAAGACTTCCTTTAATCACATACCTAAAAAAAGACTTTTCAAATCAATGAAAAGTCTTTTTAATTTAAATAACAAACAAAACAATTAATTATCGCGAATTACATGGATGACTCCTGTAATCGTATGTGTGACACTTGGATTATTATTATCCTGATAGGTTCCGCTAAAGGTCATGTCAATATACTGCCCTACTGCTCCAAAAGCATTCAGATTAAATACCATTGTATTGGGCAATTGTGACGAAATATAGCCTACAGCTCCACCTTCAATCGTAAAGCTGGAAGTCGTATAGGTTCCCGGAACATTGGTATTACCCCAGAAATAGATTCCGGCTCCGGTAGCGCCCTGCGCACTAATATTTAGCCCGTTTGGTGTATATCCGGCATTAATACCTGTAAGATGGTAGGTCACCGGGTTGTTATCAATCTGATAAGTTATAAATTCTGTTATGGAATTACAAGCGACCAGATTCCCAATATTGGTTGTTGGTGTGGTAAATGTATAGTTCACATCACCCGTTACCTGTAAATTATCATAATCGGCACCTTCTAAAGTAAACGCTGTATTCGGGCCGCCACAAACCAACGTATTAAAACTAAAGCTTCCGTTGGTAACAGTTGCCACCTGTGTCGTATATCCGGTATGTAAAATTACATAACCATTGGTTACCGGTGCATTACTACAGGTTACCAGATTTCCCTCTACGGTTGTTGGTGTGACCGAAGGATTGGTTACCGTGATCGTTGGTAAAGTTGTATTTGCTGTTAGCGGACCTATGGTATTGCTATAAATCGTATTACCGCAATTATCCAAAACAACCAACGTCAAATTTTCGTTGGCCGGTACCAATCCACAAACCTGACCGTTGGCATTGGTCGTTCCCATAACCGGATAGGTATTTCCGCTTCGGATGATACCTACCTGAATGTTGGCTAACGCATTGCCATTGGCGTCTTCCAGATTCACACACATCGACACAACCGGAAACTGCGCATCGCAATTCCACCATGAAAAATGAGATACGTTACCTACGTATGTATCTCCCTGACGGGTTGCACTACCTTCACGAATCCAATACCCTTTGTCGTTATCAAAATGCCATAACGGGATTTCACTTGGAGCGCTTCCCAACTGACTGTTATCAATTTTCATCACCACCTGAGCCGTATGCCCGGAAGCAATCTGTAGTTTTTGCCCGGCCGATCCGCGTAATTCTACATTAAGCATCCCTAAGGTTTCCAGTGCTTTAGGGTTCCCATTTTCATCCTGAGCAAATAAAGCACCCGGCATTAGACTACTTAACTTAGTATCGGATGGCAATAAATGATACATCGCCACTGCAACACTACCGCTATAGGCTGCACCGTTTTCGTCCTGAAAGGCACCGTCGAAAACAACTTTGGTACCGGATAATAACGTGACTTCGCTACTCACTCCCGAATTGATCACCTGTGTTGGTTGTAACGGCAACAACATAATCCGAACGTTGTTATCTCCGTTTGTCGGTACCATTGTACGGGAACCGTCGATATAACCTGCTTTTTTAGCTGTGATATAGGCAAATCGTTCGTAAACCGTCGCATTTTTAATGATAAAAACGCCATTGGAATCTGTTTGTCCTGTTGTAGTTCCTATTTTGATTGTGGCATTCGAAACGGGATTTCCGTTCGTATCCACCACCTGTCCGATGAAATCTCTTGAAACCTGATTTCCGAAACTGGACGACATAGTACCACCACCGGTATTATTTCCTCCTCCTTCTACGGTACTTTCGGATTCACATCCCGCCAGAAACAACAGAGACGTGAAGAGTACTACAAAAAGTTTGATTTTATTCATTTGTTTTGGTTTTGTGTTGTTCGTATTCTTTTAGATACAACACAAACCTTTTAGTTGCGTATCAAATGTTATTATTTTTACAATAATTTAATACAATAAAAACACATTCATCAACATAAAAACGAATAACATAAAACATAAACACTAAAAAACTACTCTTTCAGTAAATTCTCTAATTGTTTTTTTTCGTCTTCGGGTAAAGCCGGTAAAAGTTCCTGAAAATACTCCCGGTGTTTTTCATTTTTCAATAAGGCACGAATCGAATCCTTTGAGAACTTAACAAACAACCATTGATGGTGTAAAGTTCCATTTACCAGATAACGCAGGGTATTCATGTCATTTTTATTCAGATACAACAGATTCACCAAAGCATTTTGCCTTACATTACTTGCATACTGAGGGGAAGCGTAGTCCAACAGTTCTTCATAGTATTTTAATTTTTCGGAATTCTGATAGTCCGGTGTCGCCAAAGCCAATGTCAGCCAACTGATTCGCAGGTTTTTATCATTAAACCCCTGCCAGTCTTGTGTTTGATCGAGTAACGGAAAACGCTGGTTGGGAAATTGTGCCCAAAGTGCCTTTAACGCGATTTCCTGAGTGATATAGGAGCGATCTTCCAATAAGGTTTCGTATTGCGGTTTAAACGATTCCGGAATACTGCGCAACGATTTACTTATCGCCTGTCGAACTTTTAAATCGGTCGATTGCATCGCTAATTCCAGTAAAGGTTTATTCTGTTCGAATGGCGTATTTTCCAATTGGTAGATAATTTCTTCCTTAACCGGATAGAAAACATCCGATTTTAAAAGTATTTCGAATGGCTTTTGTTTGTCGACCAATAATTTGTCCTGCAATTCGACAACACCGAGATAGGTTTTTATAAACGGATTTTGCTTTATGATAGCCAAAGCTTCTTCGGTTGGAAATGCCGGATTTTCGAGCCATAAGGTTTTAAAAGCCGCCGTATCATAATCGGCAACATTTCGAACCTCAGCCAGAAACGCATCGGTGTCGACATTTTTAAACGCATATTTCCGCAGGTAGTTTTGTACCGCCAGACGAAATTTATCTTCTCCTATTTGTGTACGCAGATAATGTAAAGCCCAGGCCCCTTTCTGATAGAAAGTCAGCGAGCTTGCTTTTTCATGAAGGATCGGTTTGGGATCGGTTTTGGAAGCCCGAATGAGTTTTTCGGCCGATTCGTACAGTTCCCAATTAAAATGATCATCTCCAAAAAGCTGCTTTTCGGCCAGCAAAGCATAATACGTTGCAAATCCTTCCTGTAGCCAATGGTGTTTTCCGGATTGCGCCGTAACCATATCGCCAAACCATTGATGCGCCAGTTCGTGGGCATTTACGTTGGTATACGTCCGATCGTTAAATCCGATAGCATCGACCACAAAATCCTGCGAAAAGATGGTTGCTGTAGTATTTTCCATTCCGAGATATAAAAAGTCGAATACCGGAACTTGTCGGTAAACCTTCCAGGGATAGGCTACTCCTATTTCCCGTTCTAAAAAGTCAAAAATCTCTTTCGAATAGCGGTACGTCGATTCAAATTTTGACGCATCCGCTTTGCGAAGGTATAATTCCAAAGGTGTCCCCGATGCGGTCATTACGGTCTTTTTATCAAATTTTCCGATAGCCAGCATCGCCAGGTACGAACTCATCGGTTTTTCCATGACATACTGCCAGGTGGTCTGATTGCCTTTCGTGACTTTATGTTTTAAAACACCGTTGGAAAGGACTTCAAAAGTGCTATCATAGGTAATGGAAAACGAAAAAATCACCTTTTCATTCACATCATCAAAACTGGGTAGCCAATGGCTGGTATATTTCCCCTGTCCTTGTGTCCATATCTGGAAATCCTTGTCTTTTCCGATAAAATAAAGTGTTTGCCGCGGTTGTGCTTCGTAATGCAGTTTCAGGGTGTTACGCCCTTTTTTATACCCCTGAAACAACTGTAATTTTTTTCCGGTATTTTTAAATTTTACGGCTCTGTTATTGATCGTAACGCCGGAAATATCCATCCGTTGCGCATCGATGCTAATTGTATCCGTTGCACTATTCACCTGAAAAGTATAGGTCACATCGCCTGCAATTTTACGGCTTTCGGTGGTAAATGAAACCGCTGCATCGAGTGTGATAAAATCAACTTTTTCGCTTTGTTGTGCGTTTGAAAAGGTATATATAAAATAGCAGAGAAATGTGAGTCGCTTCATATTTAGAGTATAATGAAAAGCTCAAAGTTACAAAGTTTAGCACAACATTATAGCGGCTTTTTTGTAAGTTTACACCTTAAATTTTCTATTTTGAAGGCAAAAATGGTATTTAACTGGAGTAGCGGAAAAGACTCTGCTCTCGCGTTATATGAATTAATACAGAAGGATCAGTTTGAAATCGCGTGTTTATTAACAAGTGTAAGCCAACAATACGATCGCATTTCGATGCACGGCGTACGAAGCAGTTTGCTCGAAAAACAAGCCGAAAGCATCGGTTTGCCCTTGGTCAAAATGGAAATTCCCGAAATGCCTTCAATGGAAATTTATGAAAACGTAATGCGGAAAACCCTAACCGACTTACAGGCTAAAGGGATTACCCATGCTGCTTTTGGTGATATTTTTCTGGAAGACCTGCGGGAATACCGGGAAAAGAAACTGGCCGAAATGAACCTAAAAGCCGTTTTCCCGCTATGGAAGCGCGATACCAAAGCTTTAATTCACGAGTTTATTGGTCTGGGATTTAAAACCATCGTTACCTGTGTCGATGCCCGATTACTCGATAAAAGTTTTGCCGGCCGTATTATCGATGCCGATTTTATCCGGGAACTCCCTGAAAATGTAGATCCATGTGGTGAAAATGGCGAATTTCATACGTTTACATTTGACGGACCACTTTTTAAAAATCCGATTGCTTTTACAAAAGGGGATATTGTGCTCCGTAAATACGAAGCCCCGAAAAACGATGACGATTGTTATACCACACCACGGGAAACCGAGTATGGATTCTGGTATTGCGACCTTATCCCGACAGCTGTCAAATCAGGTAAAATCACCTAAAAGATTCGGACTGTATTTTGTATTTTTGGGATATGCAGAACTCACCTACGCTCCAACGAACAACAACACTCTCCAAAGTTCTCAACTTTCTCGGGGAAATCGGAATTCCGGTTGTTGAAAAAACACTAACGGATACTTTTCTGCCCGGTTTAGCATTGGGGCCGAACTGTATTTTCGTAGATTTTGATCAACTATTATATCCAGGCGATTTACTGCATGAAGCCGGTCATCTTGCCGTAACCACTCCAGACGAACGCAAGCTTGCCGGAACGAATGCTCAAAGTGCCGACTGGCCTTCGGGCGGTGAAGAAATCGGCGCGATTTTATGGTCGTATGCCGCTGCGGTTCACCTGAATTTACCGCTTGATTTTGTTTTTCACAATAACGGTTATAAAAACGGTTCGGAAATGTTGATTTCGAATTTCGAAAAAGGAAATTATATCGGATTGCCTTTTTTGGAATGGGCCGGCTTATGTCTGAGTGAGGCACGTGCCGAACAACAAGGCCAAAAGCCTTTCCCTTTTATGCTACACTGGTTAAGACCTTAAGTTATGGAATTGGTTCGCGCTATAAAATTCCCAATTGCATTTGATATCGACCGTTTACAGGCCGACGTGCAAAAAGTACTTTCCCAGGAATGGACGGATCATTATAACCGTAAGGATTACAACGGCAAATGGACTTCAATCGCCCTGATGTCGGAAGACGGTAAGTCCGATTCTATTTTCGCCTTAAACCGAAACAAGCTACAAGACACAGCCATCCTGGAACAATGTCCCTATTTTAAAAGTATACTCAACGATTTCCCGTTTGAAAAAACAGCCGTTCGTTTGCTTAATCTTACCGCCGGAACCGAAATCAAACCGCATCGCGATTACTGTCTGGGCTATGAAGACGGTTGTTTCCGCCTACATATTCCCATCATTACCAATCCGGATGTAGTATTTTTACTGGACAATAAACGTTTGATCATGAACGAAGGTGAATGTTGGTATATCAATGCTAATTTTACGCATTCGGTTGTCAATAACGGTACGCAGGATCGTATTCACCTGGTTATCGACGGATTACAGAACGAATGGACCGATGCACTTTTCTATAAAGAAGCCGATCCGGAACAATTCCGAAAACCATTACCCGAAATGAGCGAAGTTGAAAAACAACGCATCATCGAAGAACTGAATCGTATGAATCCGGTACTCACCGCTACTGTTCTTCAAAACATGGAAAACAACAAGCCTTGATCAAATCTGTAATTTACACATACAAAGAAGGTAGGCTTAACCAAACCTACCCTCTCCTGTCTATAAACACAATTTATTTATGGAACTCTAAATTATGCCTACACTATGACATCTATGAAAAGTTATGATACTCCTATTCTGCTAAATTTTTTGGATACAATTACCGGTTTTTCCAATACCGGCAGGTGATCCTGTTTTCCGTGAACAATAAAATCAAATCGGGCTTTTGCTAATGACTCTTCTGTAAAACCACGCAAACCATAATCGGCTTTGATTTCTTTTAAAACAACATCCGATGAAGCCGGATTATCATAACTCCTGTTGCTAACGGTTTCTGTTCCCAGATAATATTTTTTTCCGTTAATCGTCGCAAATGCCGACACTATATATATTCCATCCATACTTTTTGCTTTTGAGTTATTATTTTATTTAGGGTTCTTATTTTTTAGTTAAACAACCGGAACCGTTACGGTATCAGTTTTTTTGGAATCGACAAGACAGTTCGCCAACGATCCTAAAACCAATAATAGTATTCCTGCAATAACAGGCCATTGCGCTACAGGTAAAAACATCCTTCCTGTCAATATAAATAAGGTTCCAATCAGGCTGAGTAAAAAGGGAAAGTATATTTTTTTTTGTCGCACGTTTTTTAACAACGCCCATAAATGGAGCATTAAAAAAAGCAGGAGTGCCGGGAAAAACCACACCTTTGGCGATAATTTTGCCATTCCGAAGCTTCCCAGCATACTCATATATACGGTCCAGCACATTCCGGTTTTAGGATAAAATAATGCCAGAAAACCAAGTAGTTCCACTACGCTACCTGTATTTTTCTTTTTCCCCGGAACGCTGTCCCAATCCGTTACGAATTCATATATTCGCTTTACCATCTTGAGTCACATTTTGATTATTACTGTCTTAAACTAATTTTAAGATTTTGCAACCAATAGGTATCAACAGGCGGTAAATGCTGAAAATCATCATCTGTTTCCTGTACATCCGGAAAATGATCAAGAGAATTGTCTGGTGTTGATCCGTTATTTCCGGAACGTTTGCTATGCAATACATTCAGCGCCAGTAAAGAGGCTTCGGTAGAAGTATCTTTAATCAGGTTCCGGATCGCTGTCGGATTCGAATCTTTAACCAATTGTCGGCTTTGTTTTTCCTTTACTACAACTGTCGCTGTCGCGGGTGTTTCCCGACAGAAGCTAATTAAAAGGAACGCAATTAGTACTACGGCAATTTGGGGAATCTTCATTTCTACTATCTTTTTTGGTTACAGTTTAGTCGTCAAAAAATACTTAACCTATTAGCTAACAGTATGATCTTGCTACAGCATTTTATGGGATAAAACTATAAATCCATACTATATTTTTTATACGTGTTTTTACCTGTTTTTCCGTAATTACCTTTTTTCAGACGACTTCCTGACTACTATACGCGATAAAAAATCGATTCCGATCCTGTATTTTCATCCGGGGTATTTTTAATTTTCCCAATTAAAATCTATCTTCGTAATGTGATTTTTTACTAATCGTGATTCCTGAATGAACAACCTTCTCGAAACTCCTATAGAATACCTCAAAGGCGTTGGTCCACAACGTGGGGAGTTATTACGTAAAGAGTTAAACATTCACCGTTATGCCGATCTGCTTAACCTCTACCCCAACCGTTATATCGACCGTACGCGCTACTATAAAATCAACGAATTACAAAACAGTAATTCGGAAGTACAAATTATAGGTCGTGTGATCCATATCAAAACCGTAGAACAAAAGCGTGGCAAACGGCTTGTAGCCACTTTTGTAGACGATACCGGCGAAATGGAGCTGGTTTGGTTTCAGGGTCAGAAATGGATTCGTGAAAATCTGAAGTTAAATAGCGTCTATGTTATTTTTGGAAAAGTAACCGCTTTTAACGGTCTGTTTAATATGGCGCACCCGGAAATGGAATTACTCGCCGATCACGAAAAAAGTTTGCGCTCGGCTATGCAATCCGTTTATCCGTCTACCGAAAAACTAACGCAAAAAGGAATTACCAATAAAACGGT from Flavobacterium sp. WV_118_3 harbors:
- a CDS encoding OmpA family protein, whose translation is MKKVVIALSVLAITLTSCGSKKKIAALEEENKKIQDLLNTCTVKLNTCLTEKDHMASQMEFLKKNNSDLINNMGNLTTLSSKGAENLEKSLESLKEKDLKITRLQDALTKKDSVTLALVTSLKSSVGINDPDIQVNVEKGVVFISIADKLLFKSGSYVVSDRAKEVLAKVAKVVNSKPDFECMVEGHTDNVPIKNAVLVDNWDLSAKRATSIVRVLQDDLGVNPKQLIAAGRSFYVPLADNDTPENRAKNRRTRIVVLPKIDQFYDMIEKEMKNMTGKN
- a CDS encoding L-threonylcarbamoyladenylate synthase; translation: MAEFIKIYPENPNPAAIAKVVKCLKEGGLVIYPTDTVYGLGCDITNSRALEKIAKIKGVKLEKANFSFVCCDLSNLSDYVRQIDTATFKILKRALPGPYTFILPGNNNLPKEFKKKNTVGIRVPDNAIALEIVRQLGNPIVSTSIHDDDEVIEYTTDPELIFEKWQNLVDMVIDGGYGDNHASTVIDLSGFEPVVVREGKGDPDIL
- a CDS encoding UvrD-helicase domain-containing protein; translation: MQNYIDQLNEAQRAPVLQKDGPMIVIAGAGSGKTRVLTIRIAYLMHQGVDAFNILSLTFTNKAAREMKTRIASIVGNSEAKNLWMGTFHSVFAKILRNEADKLGYPSNFTIYDSQDSVRLIGQIIKEMQLDKDVYKPKQVLGRISSYKNSLITVKAYFNNPELQEADAMSKKPRLGEIYQNYVERCFKSGAMDFDDLLLKTNELLTRFPDVLMKYQDRFRYILVDEYQDTNHSQYLIVRALSDRFQNICVVGDDAQSIYAFRGANINNILNFQKDYEGVNTYRLEQNYRSTRNIVEAANTIIDKNKTKLDKVVWTANEFGPKIKVHRSLTDGEEGRFVASTIFEQKMQHQMSNNQFAILYRTNAQSRAMEDALRKKDIPYRIYGGLSFYQRKEIKDVLSYLRLVINPKDEEALIRVINYPARGIGGTTVEKLTIAANHYRRSIFEIMEHIDKIDLKLNSTTKNKLQDFVTMIKSFQVINETQDALYLTDHVSKKTGLIQELKKDATPEGIARIENIEVLMGGIKDFIEGQKEVDGARGALSEFMEDVALATDLDNDTGDDDRVALMTIHLAKGLEFPTVFIVGMEEDLFPSAMSMNTRSELEEERRLFYVALTRAEHQAYLTYAQSRYRWGKLVDSEPSRFIEEIDGQYLEYLTPVETNYRYKPTINADIFGDVDKSKLRLSKPVAGTPPKYITDNEEPKMDRNIRKLKPVSGGIPAAAGPSPYDNGLSVGNIVMHERFGKGQILNLEGAGADKKAEIKFEVGGIKKLLLRFAKLQVIG
- a CDS encoding carboxypeptidase-like regulatory domain-containing protein translates to MNKIKLFVVLFTSLLFLAGCESESTVEGGGNNTGGGTMSSSFGNQVSRDFIGQVVDTNGNPVSNATIKIGTTTGQTDSNGVFIIKNATVYERFAYITAKKAGYIDGSRTMVPTNGDNNVRIMLLPLQPTQVINSGVSSEVTLLSGTKVVFDGAFQDENGAAYSGSVAVAMYHLLPSDTKLSSLMPGALFAQDENGNPKALETLGMLNVELRGSAGQKLQIASGHTAQVVMKIDNSQLGSAPSEIPLWHFDNDKGYWIREGSATRQGDTYVGNVSHFSWWNCDAQFPVVSMCVNLEDANGNALANIQVGIIRSGNTYPVMGTTNANGQVCGLVPANENLTLVVLDNCGNTIYSNTIGPLTANTTLPTITVTNPSVTPTTVEGNLVTCSNAPVTNGYVILHTGYTTQVATVTNGSFSFNTLVCGGPNTAFTLEGADYDNLQVTGDVNYTFTTPTTNIGNLVACNSITEFITYQIDNNPVTYHLTGINAGYTPNGLNISAQGATGAGIYFWGNTNVPGTYTTSSFTIEGGAVGYISSQLPNTMVFNLNAFGAVGQYIDMTFSGTYQDNNNPSVTHTITGVIHVIRDN
- a CDS encoding M1 family metallopeptidase; protein product: MKRLTFLCYFIYTFSNAQQSEKVDFITLDAAVSFTTESRKIAGDVTYTFQVNSATDTISIDAQRMDISGVTINNRAVKFKNTGKKLQLFQGYKKGRNTLKLHYEAQPRQTLYFIGKDKDFQIWTQGQGKYTSHWLPSFDDVNEKVIFSFSITYDSTFEVLSNGVLKHKVTKGNQTTWQYVMEKPMSSYLAMLAIGKFDKKTVMTASGTPLELYLRKADASKFESTYRYSKEIFDFLEREIGVAYPWKVYRQVPVFDFLYLGMENTTATIFSQDFVVDAIGFNDRTYTNVNAHELAHQWFGDMVTAQSGKHHWLQEGFATYYALLAEKQLFGDDHFNWELYESAEKLIRASKTDPKPILHEKASSLTFYQKGAWALHYLRTQIGEDKFRLAVQNYLRKYAFKNVDTDAFLAEVRNVADYDTAAFKTLWLENPAFPTEEALAIIKQNPFIKTYLGVVELQDKLLVDKQKPFEILLKSDVFYPVKEEIIYQLENTPFEQNKPLLELAMQSTDLKVRQAISKSLRSIPESFKPQYETLLEDRSYITQEIALKALWAQFPNQRFPLLDQTQDWQGFNDKNLRISWLTLALATPDYQNSEKLKYYEELLDYASPQYASNVRQNALVNLLYLNKNDMNTLRYLVNGTLHHQWLFVKFSKDSIRALLKNEKHREYFQELLPALPEDEKKQLENLLKE